The Gemmata palustris genome includes a region encoding these proteins:
- the pdxA gene encoding 4-hydroxythreonine-4-phosphate dehydrogenase PdxA, translating to MTRLPRIAITTGDPAGVGPELCLKLLRDERVLALCTPVVFGDAGVLARVARHLGWPEPDLVLDRSEWAHLGAPDTACVLDLKAIDAGTVEPGAVSAACGKAAYDYVNFAIDEALAGRVDAITTGPLHKEALHAAGIPFPGHTEILASRTNAERSCMMLTAEAITCSLVTVHVGYREVPALLTAERIRDTIDLTAEAMRRIRGRAPRLLVCGLNPHAGEHGLFGDSEEERIILPAIEAARARGIDVSGPLPPDTAFLPKYRAGCDAYVCMYHDQGLIPLKALAFEEAVNITLGLPIVRTSVDHGTAFDIAWRGVADVSSFVQAVKLAAKLCGSAK from the coding sequence ATGACGCGACTTCCACGAATCGCAATCACTACAGGCGATCCAGCCGGCGTTGGCCCTGAATTGTGCTTAAAGCTGCTGCGCGACGAGCGGGTACTCGCGCTCTGCACGCCGGTGGTGTTCGGGGACGCTGGCGTTCTCGCGCGCGTCGCCCGGCACCTCGGGTGGCCGGAACCGGATCTGGTCCTCGACCGGAGCGAGTGGGCGCACCTCGGTGCCCCCGATACGGCGTGCGTTCTCGATCTGAAGGCGATCGATGCCGGCACGGTCGAACCCGGTGCGGTGTCGGCGGCGTGCGGGAAGGCGGCTTACGATTATGTGAATTTTGCGATCGATGAGGCGCTCGCCGGGCGCGTGGACGCGATCACCACCGGCCCCCTTCATAAGGAGGCGCTCCACGCGGCCGGCATCCCGTTCCCCGGGCACACGGAGATCCTCGCGAGCCGCACGAACGCGGAGCGCTCCTGCATGATGCTTACGGCCGAGGCGATCACGTGCAGCCTCGTCACCGTTCACGTCGGGTACCGCGAAGTGCCCGCCCTACTCACCGCGGAGCGCATCCGGGACACGATCGACCTCACGGCGGAAGCCATGCGGCGCATCCGCGGGCGCGCGCCGCGCCTGCTCGTGTGCGGGCTGAACCCGCACGCGGGCGAACACGGGCTGTTCGGTGATAGCGAGGAAGAGCGCATCATTCTGCCCGCGATCGAGGCCGCTCGTGCGCGCGGCATTGATGTGAGTGGCCCGCTCCCGCCGGACACGGCGTTCTTGCCGAAGTACCGCGCCGGGTGCGACGCTTACGTGTGCATGTACCACGATCAGGGGCTGATCCCGCTGAAGGCGCTCGCGTTCGAGGAGGCGGTCAATATTACACTCGGGCTCCCCATTGTGCGCACGAGCGTCGATCACGGTACCGCGTTCGACATCGCGTGGAGGGGAGTGGCTGATGTGTCGAGTTTCGTGCAGGCGGTGAAACTGGCGGCGAAGCTCTGTGGGAGCGCAAAGTGA
- a CDS encoding alpha/beta fold hydrolase has protein sequence MNLRFIGAASSIACLFLASAAAGDEPVKKTVKAGDGLSIACDVRGKGDTALVFLHGWGGDREYWKNQADAFAPEYTVVTVDQAGHGASGTDRKAWTVEALAGDVEAVVKDLKLNRVILVGHSMGGPVALLAAKRLPGTVVAVVGVDTLQDAEMKRPEEMVKALTAGLEKDFKETVGGMAGGLLPEKSDAKLKEWLGTKAASREPAIAIALIKDLFALDQKKAFKEAGVPVRCINSAGGFPFFTPTAVETNKKYADYDAVTIADVGHYPMLEKPKEFNEKLRDVLKGLAAKK, from the coding sequence GTGAACCTGCGATTCATCGGAGCTGCGTCGTCGATCGCCTGCTTGTTTTTGGCGTCGGCCGCTGCCGGCGACGAGCCGGTCAAGAAGACCGTCAAGGCCGGCGACGGGCTGAGCATCGCCTGCGACGTCCGCGGCAAGGGGGACACGGCCCTCGTCTTCCTGCACGGCTGGGGCGGGGACCGCGAGTACTGGAAGAACCAGGCCGACGCTTTCGCCCCGGAATACACGGTCGTCACCGTCGATCAGGCGGGGCACGGCGCTTCGGGCACGGACCGTAAGGCGTGGACGGTCGAGGCCCTCGCCGGTGACGTCGAGGCGGTGGTCAAAGACTTGAAGCTCAATCGGGTGATCCTCGTCGGCCACTCGATGGGCGGGCCGGTCGCGCTGTTGGCCGCCAAGCGATTGCCGGGGACGGTCGTCGCTGTGGTGGGTGTTGACACCCTGCAGGACGCCGAAATGAAGAGGCCCGAGGAGATGGTGAAGGCGCTCACCGCCGGTCTGGAGAAGGACTTCAAGGAGACGGTGGGCGGTATGGCCGGCGGTTTGCTCCCCGAGAAGTCCGACGCCAAACTGAAGGAGTGGCTCGGGACCAAGGCGGCGAGTCGGGAACCCGCCATTGCGATCGCCCTGATAAAGGATCTCTTCGCCCTCGACCAGAAGAAGGCGTTCAAGGAGGCCGGGGTGCCGGTGCGGTGCATCAACTCGGCCGGCGGGTTCCCGTTCTTCACCCCGACGGCCGTCGAGACGAACAAGAAGTACGCCGATTACGACGCGGTCACCATCGCGGACGTCGGCCACTACCCGATGTTGGAGAAGCCGAAGGAGTTCAACGAGAAACTCCGGGACGTGCTCAAGGGCCTCGCGGCCAAGAAGTGA
- a CDS encoding LysR family transcriptional regulator, which produces MSRVGISESQVRRLAHKVGAELVAERDRKAVEHRRRQLASRTGVVPEVVVVEVDGGRIRTRAAGAAPGVHEAQNKEDKIAGLATLKGPTFAADPCPEPPESFLCPRRVQRLVSQMKGHSGRDDTQETPDESTTAGVEPIATGSAGRWSPEKLVRTCVASLGSSCSFGPLVAAEAQERHFYEARRRAFVADGAAYNWSIHEGYFRDFEPVVDLLHVLCYVYSSARAVGGDESGGWRQYEAWMRSCWKGRVAEVLVELDGWHERLGESPAGEARTAEDRRDPRRLVAEARCYLRNNEKRMDYPRYRREGLPTTSSLVESLVGEFSARVKGKQKHWNRPDGAESILQLRAAVLSEDDRLSRYFTDRSGSPFRKRQPVEKDDTPNTQTAA; this is translated from the coding sequence ATGTCGCGGGTCGGCATCAGCGAGAGCCAGGTCCGCCGGCTGGCCCACAAGGTCGGGGCGGAACTGGTCGCCGAACGGGACCGGAAGGCGGTCGAGCACCGCCGCCGGCAACTGGCCTCGCGGACGGGGGTGGTTCCCGAGGTCGTCGTGGTGGAGGTCGATGGGGGGCGCATCCGTACCCGCGCGGCGGGGGCGGCCCCTGGTGTCCACGAAGCCCAGAACAAGGAGGACAAGATCGCCGGTCTGGCCACGTTGAAGGGTCCGACGTTCGCCGCCGACCCGTGCCCCGAACCGCCGGAGTCGTTCCTCTGCCCCCGCCGGGTGCAACGTCTGGTGAGCCAGATGAAGGGGCACTCGGGTCGGGACGATACCCAAGAAACCCCGGACGAATCGACCACGGCCGGAGTCGAGCCGATCGCGACCGGGTCGGCCGGGCGGTGGTCACCGGAGAAGTTGGTGCGGACGTGTGTGGCGAGCCTGGGATCGAGTTGTTCGTTCGGCCCGTTGGTGGCGGCGGAGGCCCAAGAGCGGCACTTCTACGAGGCGAGGCGCCGGGCGTTCGTGGCCGACGGGGCGGCGTACAACTGGTCGATCCACGAGGGGTACTTCCGGGACTTCGAGCCGGTCGTGGACCTGTTGCACGTGCTGTGCTACGTGTACTCGTCGGCGCGTGCGGTGGGCGGGGACGAGTCGGGCGGGTGGCGACAGTACGAGGCGTGGATGCGTTCGTGTTGGAAGGGCCGGGTCGCCGAGGTGCTGGTGGAGTTGGACGGGTGGCACGAACGCCTGGGAGAGTCGCCGGCGGGTGAGGCAAGGACGGCGGAGGACCGCCGTGACCCACGTCGGTTGGTGGCCGAGGCGAGGTGCTACCTGAGGAACAACGAGAAGCGGATGGACTACCCGAGATACCGGCGTGAGGGGTTGCCGACGACGAGCAGCCTGGTGGAGTCGCTGGTGGGTGAGTTCAGCGCTCGTGTGAAAGGGAAGCAGAAGCACTGGAACCGCCCGGACGGGGCCGAATCCATCCTGCAACTCCGGGCGGCCGTTCTGAGCGAGGACGATCGCTTGAGTCGGTACTTCACTGACCGATCCGGAAGCCCGTTCCGGAAACGGCAGCCAGTGGAGAAAGACGACACCCCAAACACGCAAACCGCGGCGTGA
- a CDS encoding reverse transcriptase family protein has product MSMFDWIFRRKRDVTPSAESAPPSVPPPPDPRPQQQAPKAEPQAEAVGDPYSASEFLPISRQEIVDAAQKHGRLLATAFQFGRQSIIPPVSDPRTEIIDRALVTNGLLSPEELNEIHRVGEEYEKVRPTEQGMAAAAGLAGNAAVKAYREAKERAKARKKAESAERKKARAEAVRRRRATDVIFLGRGVSGRLHLRMSDEAKLTALGLPVLHAPADVAKALGLTIKQLRWLSFHTEVATRTHYVKFQVPKKSGGVRTLAAPHKKLKAAQHWILGNVINKFPVTEAAHGFVAGRGIVTNANPHVNKAVVVNLDLSDFFPSIAFFRVRAVYERYGYSGSVATVLALLCTECPRTAVTYAGTKYEAATGPRGLPQGAPTSPGLSNQVARKLDKRLLGVAAKLGLTYTRYADDLTFSGGAELAGKIGWLLAKVRNICREEGFAVNEKKTRVMRRSAAQVVTGVVVNDKPSVSRDEIRRLRAILHRAKSEGLDAQNREGRENFREWLAGKIAFVNMVRPDVGAKLKTALDSLGERPA; this is encoded by the coding sequence ATGAGCATGTTCGACTGGATCTTCCGGCGCAAGCGCGACGTAACCCCGTCCGCGGAGAGCGCTCCGCCCTCCGTTCCCCCGCCACCCGATCCGCGCCCCCAGCAACAAGCGCCGAAGGCCGAACCGCAAGCCGAAGCGGTCGGCGACCCGTACTCCGCGTCGGAATTTTTGCCCATCTCGAGGCAGGAGATCGTGGACGCGGCCCAGAAGCACGGGCGCCTGCTCGCGACCGCGTTCCAGTTCGGGCGCCAGAGCATCATCCCGCCCGTCAGCGACCCGCGAACCGAGATCATCGACCGCGCACTCGTCACGAACGGTCTCCTTTCGCCGGAAGAACTCAACGAGATCCACCGCGTCGGCGAGGAGTACGAGAAGGTCCGCCCGACCGAACAGGGCATGGCCGCGGCCGCAGGATTGGCGGGTAACGCTGCGGTGAAAGCGTACCGCGAAGCGAAGGAGCGCGCGAAGGCCCGCAAGAAGGCCGAATCCGCCGAACGGAAGAAAGCGCGTGCGGAGGCGGTGCGGCGCCGACGGGCCACGGACGTCATCTTCCTGGGGCGCGGCGTCTCGGGCCGGCTCCACCTGCGCATGAGCGATGAGGCGAAGCTCACCGCGCTCGGGCTGCCCGTGCTGCACGCGCCCGCGGACGTCGCGAAGGCACTCGGGCTAACGATCAAGCAACTCCGCTGGCTCAGCTTTCACACCGAAGTGGCTACCCGCACGCACTACGTCAAGTTCCAGGTGCCGAAGAAGTCCGGCGGGGTGCGCACGCTCGCGGCCCCACACAAGAAGCTCAAGGCCGCGCAGCACTGGATTCTCGGGAACGTCATCAACAAGTTCCCGGTGACCGAAGCGGCCCACGGTTTCGTTGCCGGGCGCGGGATCGTGACCAACGCAAACCCGCACGTGAACAAGGCCGTGGTCGTGAACCTCGACCTCTCCGACTTTTTCCCATCAATCGCGTTCTTCCGCGTGCGCGCGGTCTACGAGCGCTACGGCTACTCCGGCAGCGTCGCGACCGTTCTCGCGCTACTCTGCACCGAGTGCCCGCGCACCGCCGTTACCTACGCGGGCACGAAATACGAAGCCGCGACCGGCCCGCGCGGGCTCCCGCAAGGCGCGCCGACCAGCCCCGGGCTGTCGAACCAGGTCGCGCGCAAGCTCGATAAGCGGCTGCTCGGTGTCGCGGCGAAGCTCGGTCTCACCTACACGCGGTACGCGGACGACCTGACGTTCTCGGGCGGCGCGGAACTCGCGGGGAAGATCGGCTGGCTGCTCGCGAAGGTGCGGAACATCTGCCGGGAAGAGGGGTTCGCGGTCAACGAGAAGAAGACCCGCGTGATGCGCCGGAGCGCGGCGCAGGTGGTCACGGGCGTCGTGGTGAACGACAAGCCGTCCGTGAGCCGAGACGAGATTCGCCGACTGCGTGCGATCCTTCACCGCGCGAAGAGTGAGGGGCTCGACGCCCAGAACCGCGAGGGCCGCGAGAACTTCCGCGAGTGGCTCGCGGGCAAGATCGCGTTCGTGAACATGGTCCGCCCGGACGTGGGCGCGAAACTAAAAACCGCCCTGGACTCATTGGGCGAACGGCCGGCGTGA
- a CDS encoding beta-propeller domain-containing protein — MRLFLSFTALAFALPAFAADAPKHPGYRVLAQDKGHVVLVGTDGKIEWEVECKHNSHDIDLLPNGNLLLHTAPATVTEMTPKKEVVWKYEAKPKEGYKGRIEVHAFQRLADGNTLVAESGNKRLVEVDKDGKIVKEIALKVEKPDPHRDTRMVRKLDTGNYLVCHEGDGCVREYDATGKVVWEYKLDLGGRKASDGHGPEGHGTAVYGALRLANGNTVIAGGNNNRVLEVDKDGKVVWSIDQKELPGITLAWVTTLHALPNGNLIVGNCHAGPDNPQLFEVTRDKKVVWTFKDFKTFGNSMATSHVLDIKDVKR; from the coding sequence ATGCGACTCTTTCTCTCCTTCACGGCGCTCGCGTTCGCGCTGCCCGCGTTCGCGGCGGACGCGCCCAAGCACCCCGGTTACCGCGTGCTCGCGCAGGACAAAGGGCACGTGGTGCTCGTCGGGACCGATGGCAAGATCGAGTGGGAGGTGGAGTGCAAACACAACTCCCACGACATCGATCTGCTCCCGAACGGCAACCTGCTCCTGCACACCGCCCCCGCGACCGTGACCGAGATGACGCCCAAGAAAGAGGTCGTGTGGAAGTACGAGGCGAAGCCGAAGGAGGGGTACAAGGGGCGCATCGAGGTTCACGCCTTTCAGCGCCTCGCGGACGGTAACACGCTCGTCGCGGAGAGCGGCAACAAGCGCCTCGTGGAGGTCGATAAGGACGGCAAGATCGTGAAGGAAATCGCGCTCAAGGTGGAGAAGCCGGACCCGCACCGCGACACGCGCATGGTGCGGAAGCTCGATACCGGGAACTACCTCGTGTGTCACGAGGGCGACGGGTGCGTCCGCGAGTACGATGCGACGGGCAAGGTCGTGTGGGAGTACAAGCTCGACCTCGGCGGGCGCAAGGCCTCGGACGGTCACGGCCCGGAGGGGCACGGGACCGCGGTGTACGGCGCGCTGCGCCTGGCGAACGGCAACACCGTGATCGCGGGCGGGAACAACAACCGCGTCCTGGAAGTGGACAAAGACGGCAAGGTGGTGTGGAGCATCGATCAGAAGGAACTGCCCGGCATCACGCTCGCGTGGGTCACGACGCTCCACGCGCTCCCGAACGGCAACCTCATCGTGGGCAACTGCCACGCGGGGCCGGACAACCCGCAGCTCTTCGAGGTCACCCGCGACAAGAAGGTGGTGTGGACATTCAAAGACTTCAAGACGTTCGGCAACAGCATGGCGACGTCCCACGTGCTGGACATCAAAGACGTGAAGCGCTGA
- a CDS encoding sigma-70 family RNA polymerase sigma factor, whose amino-acid sequence MRLTAALQLVRTVERAPVCDTGDAELLRRFCRDRDEGAFRELLRRYEALVRDASRRLTRDRHAVDDAVQATFLTLARKAHTIRHAEALPSWLYRVARSVTARPVAVVPPVTEPVDPTASPLDQLSAREVMAIFDEELARLPAAHRSAVLLCTIEGNTVEDTARRLGTTPGAVRGWLQRGRETLRHRLGRRGVELSVAVSLLLIDSTTGSAGATHDAIVRGAMAAHSPVNAVTRFLTGSSVTAAVVSVLVAGAVASVVLLSSGASTSPPTQAPKKEEAKVDTQADALVTRDSLPEGAVARIGSPRLRHAGEVGAMAFSRDGRRLATASPANGDKSVRVWDLANGKEVYRVPVAVDPHQSTMCYRTVAVAFTADDKRLLVLDANGFRSFNAATGRQELEKVLYTEADPNQHFPPNSIIGTGFSPDAKTFAVVRRNSEMLLGDTATGEVKRTIAKTTTVPENWLYFYAGVLFTPSGSEVCAPIQGRPIPIFDTATGEPKRSFAPDLVPQHDVIHNAAFANDGRAFITISGTAQEGKPRTGTVTFRDIATGKVLRSISVPAVPSVLSVSPNGKLLAVSTESASSSEIRVLDLESGKELQSIPFAWPALVAFSPDSRLLASTRNYEGRVTVWDLEKNARHPQSADEYVLPVRFDARGNVVLRQSNRTITVDRQSGKFLQDKAYRPKSHYDDIRTEDGRMRVELDIPKSKPRLPLAILIKEVATDRVVARLEGVSDYPWHTTFADRDRLLVTVTQDHVLTVWDIAAGKALWSEACPGAFGYKGMGVPYFDAVNRRLAICSLTQNGTAIDVWELRRHNRVTRVEVPGRPLIEGIAFSPDGAFVAGGPEDVTCWRVSDGRAMHTLKGQATKASPNDLSGVSCEFSADGRKLLTVDGAGTIRVWEFATGQVIRTFSGHKGPTIAHFAPDARAIVGASYEAPVFVWDVYGPGAPTSFNTDRVWTDLADASPATAFRAVRELCASPKEAIALLKQKLEPESIDPKAIAGWVKDLSSEQFADRERATAELEKRGESIASLLREALGAATDAEARQRLTAILGRTERPSPAALRLRRAMDALEHLGTPEAKAHLEALSRGSPGCLQTIQAKEALTRISGR is encoded by the coding sequence ATGAGACTGACCGCGGCCCTTCAACTCGTCCGAACCGTCGAACGCGCGCCCGTGTGCGACACCGGCGACGCCGAACTCCTGCGGCGCTTCTGTCGGGACCGGGACGAGGGCGCGTTCCGGGAGCTCCTGCGGCGGTACGAGGCGCTCGTCCGCGACGCGAGCCGGCGTCTGACGCGGGACCGCCACGCGGTCGACGACGCGGTCCAGGCGACCTTCCTGACACTGGCCCGGAAAGCCCACACCATTCGACACGCGGAAGCACTCCCCTCCTGGCTGTACCGCGTGGCGCGGTCCGTCACGGCCCGGCCAGTTGCGGTCGTTCCGCCCGTCACCGAACCCGTTGATCCGACCGCGTCGCCCCTGGATCAGCTCTCGGCCCGCGAAGTCATGGCCATTTTTGATGAGGAGCTCGCCCGCTTGCCCGCGGCTCATCGATCGGCCGTTCTGTTGTGTACCATCGAGGGGAACACGGTCGAGGACACAGCCCGGCGCTTGGGAACGACACCTGGCGCGGTCCGAGGGTGGCTCCAGCGCGGCCGGGAGACCTTGCGCCATCGGTTGGGACGGCGCGGAGTGGAACTGTCGGTGGCCGTGTCGCTGTTGTTAATCGACTCGACGACCGGGTCCGCGGGTGCCACACACGACGCGATCGTTCGCGGTGCGATGGCAGCCCACAGCCCCGTGAACGCGGTCACCCGGTTCCTGACCGGTTCGTCCGTTACCGCTGCGGTGGTAAGCGTTCTGGTCGCGGGAGCCGTTGCGTCGGTCGTGCTGCTTTCTTCCGGGGCCAGCACCTCTCCCCCGACGCAGGCACCAAAGAAGGAAGAAGCGAAAGTTGATACGCAGGCGGATGCCCTGGTCACGCGCGACAGCCTCCCCGAAGGGGCGGTTGCGCGGATCGGCTCGCCGCGCTTGCGGCACGCGGGAGAGGTCGGCGCGATGGCCTTCAGCCGCGACGGGCGCCGGCTGGCAACGGCCTCGCCCGCGAACGGGGACAAGTCGGTCCGCGTCTGGGATCTGGCCAACGGGAAGGAAGTGTACCGCGTCCCGGTCGCCGTGGATCCGCACCAGAGCACCATGTGTTACCGGACAGTCGCCGTGGCGTTCACAGCAGACGACAAGCGACTGTTGGTTCTGGACGCGAACGGGTTCCGGTCGTTCAACGCGGCCACGGGCCGGCAGGAGTTGGAAAAGGTTCTGTACACAGAAGCGGACCCAAACCAACACTTCCCGCCGAACAGCATTATCGGTACGGGTTTCTCTCCGGACGCGAAAACGTTCGCCGTCGTCCGCCGGAACAGTGAGATGCTGCTCGGCGACACCGCGACCGGCGAGGTAAAAAGGACCATTGCAAAAACGACAACCGTCCCCGAGAACTGGCTCTACTTTTACGCCGGCGTCCTGTTTACTCCGAGCGGGTCCGAAGTGTGCGCGCCGATCCAGGGGCGCCCGATCCCGATATTCGACACCGCGACCGGGGAGCCGAAGCGATCGTTCGCGCCGGATCTCGTTCCTCAACACGACGTCATCCACAACGCCGCGTTCGCGAACGACGGGCGAGCGTTCATCACCATCTCTGGCACCGCGCAAGAGGGGAAGCCCCGCACCGGCACGGTCACTTTCAGGGACATCGCGACCGGCAAAGTGCTCCGGTCCATTTCAGTACCGGCCGTGCCCAGCGTCCTGAGTGTCAGTCCGAACGGAAAACTCCTGGCGGTTTCTACAGAATCAGCGTCATCGAGCGAGATACGGGTGCTCGACCTGGAAAGCGGCAAGGAGCTCCAGTCCATACCTTTCGCCTGGCCCGCACTCGTGGCGTTCTCCCCGGATTCCCGACTGCTCGCCAGCACGCGCAACTACGAGGGGCGGGTAACGGTGTGGGATCTCGAAAAGAACGCGCGGCACCCACAGTCGGCGGACGAGTACGTGCTCCCGGTCCGCTTCGACGCCCGCGGCAACGTCGTACTGCGCCAGTCCAACCGGACGATCACGGTCGACCGGCAGAGCGGGAAGTTTCTGCAAGACAAGGCATATCGTCCCAAATCGCACTACGACGACATCAGAACCGAGGACGGGCGGATGCGCGTCGAGCTTGATATCCCGAAAAGTAAGCCCAGGCTCCCACTGGCGATTCTGATTAAGGAAGTAGCCACGGACCGAGTGGTCGCCCGATTAGAAGGTGTGTCCGATTACCCGTGGCACACGACGTTCGCGGACCGGGACCGGCTGCTCGTAACGGTCACGCAGGACCATGTGCTGACGGTCTGGGACATCGCGGCCGGGAAAGCACTTTGGTCGGAGGCGTGTCCCGGGGCCTTCGGCTACAAAGGGATGGGGGTACCGTACTTCGACGCCGTAAACCGCCGGCTGGCAATCTGTTCGCTGACTCAAAACGGAACCGCCATCGACGTCTGGGAGCTGCGGCGCCACAACCGGGTGACTCGTGTGGAAGTTCCCGGGCGACCACTGATCGAAGGGATCGCGTTCTCTCCGGATGGTGCGTTCGTCGCGGGCGGACCCGAAGACGTGACGTGCTGGCGGGTGTCGGACGGGCGGGCGATGCACACACTGAAGGGGCAAGCGACCAAAGCATCGCCCAACGACCTCTCGGGCGTCAGTTGCGAGTTCTCGGCCGACGGGCGGAAGCTGCTCACGGTCGACGGGGCGGGCACGATCCGCGTGTGGGAATTCGCTACCGGACAGGTGATCCGCACGTTCTCCGGCCACAAGGGACCGACCATCGCCCACTTCGCGCCGGACGCCCGTGCCATTGTGGGGGCGAGCTACGAGGCCCCGGTCTTCGTCTGGGATGTGTACGGGCCGGGAGCCCCCACGTCTTTCAACACCGACCGGGTCTGGACCGACCTGGCAGACGCTTCACCCGCGACGGCGTTCCGGGCGGTGCGTGAGCTTTGCGCGTCGCCCAAGGAGGCCATCGCTCTGCTCAAGCAGAAACTGGAGCCGGAATCGATCGACCCGAAGGCGATCGCCGGGTGGGTCAAGGATCTCTCGTCGGAACAGTTCGCGGATCGGGAACGGGCGACGGCCGAACTGGAGAAGCGGGGAGAGTCGATCGCGTCGCTGTTACGGGAGGCACTCGGGGCAGCCACGGACGCGGAGGCCCGTCAACGTCTCACAGCGATCCTGGGACGAACGGAGCGCCCCTCCCCCGCGGCCCTGCGGCTCCGCCGCGCGATGGACGCGCTCGAACACCTTGGTACGCCGGAGGCGAAAGCACACCTCGAAGCCCTCAGCCGCGGTTCACCCGGGTGCCTGCAAACCATTCAGGCGAAAGAGGCCCTGACCCGGATTTCCGGGCGGTAA